From a single Thermothielavioides terrestris NRRL 8126 chromosome 1, complete sequence genomic region:
- a CDS encoding glycosyltransferase family 8 protein (CAZy_ID 269929) produces the protein MAVWRFGAPRYSLLRRDALAADQSATDATASPPRSRFALADVWSSRRLRLWVPVLLTAMVLLVSGSRRFHTPSVRTWRPATDGTPADERRPEPPPVTSKPPPLPSPAPPSPSWPEGPALAGSVDWSRFAYTQYVTDLHYLCNSVMLFERLHHLGSRAGRVMMYPSHMFDPTAADGGTSVEARLLRKARDEYNVRLVPIQVQRRDGGDKTWAESYTKLLAFNQTQYDRVLSLDSDSVVLQHMDELFLLPPCPMAMPRAYWLYPEKKVLSSQVMLLQPSEAEFARVMDKINAAADDDYDMEIVNQLYGDSAMVLPHRPYDLLTGEFRHDPDEHAAYLGSEREKWDPVAAFNEAKFLHFSDWPLPKPWLVSEAQRLANQPKCHQRDGGVESCAEREIWNGIYADFAERRKRVCGTGPGRPWRQRRR, from the exons ATGGCCGTCTGGCGATTTGGCGCCCCTCGGTACTCTCTGCTTCGTAGAGATGCCCTTGCGGCAGACCAATCCGCGACCGACGCGACGGCGTCCCCACCGAGGTCGCgcttcgccctcgccgatgTCTGGTCGTCCCGGAGACTGCGCCTCTGGGTGCCGGTCCTCTTGACGGCCATGGTGCTGCTCGTCTCTGGCAGCCGCCGCTTCCACACGCCCTCGGTGCGCAcctggcggccggcgaccgACGGGACGCCTGCGGACGAGCGCCGccccgagccgccgccggtgacatccaagccgccgcccttgccaAGCCCGGCGCCCCCGAGCCCGTCTTGGCCCGAGGGTCCAGCCCTTGCCGGGTCCGTCGACTGGTCGCGCTTCGCCTATACCCAATATGTCACCGACCTGCATTATCTGTGCAACTCGGTCATGCTGTTTGAGCGGCTGCACCATCTCGggagccgggccggccgcgtcATGATGTATCCGTCGCACATGTTCGACCCGactgccgccgacggcggaaCAAGCGTCGAGGCACGGTTGCTGAGGAAGGCGCGCGACGAGTACAACGTCCGGTTGGTGCCTATCCAAGTACAGCGCCGAGATGGCGGGGATA AGACGTGGGCCGAATCCTACACGAAACTGCTCGCCTTCAACCAGACGCAGTACGACCGCGTTCTCTCGCTCGACTCGGACTCGGTTGTCTTGCAGCACATGGACGAGCTcttcctgctgccgccctgCCCGATGGCAATGCCGCGCGCCTACTGGCTATACCCGGAGAAGAAGGTGCTCTCGTCGCAGGTCATGCTGCTGCAGCCgagcgaggccgagttcgCGCGCGTCATGGACAAGATcaacgcggcggccgacgacgactaCGACATGGAGATCGTCAACCAGCTGTACGGCGACAGCGCCATGGTGCTGCCGCACCGCCCGTACGATCTGCTGACGGGCGAGTTCCGCCACGACCCGGACGAGCACGCCGCGTACCTCGGCAGCGAGCGCGAGAAGTGGGATCCCGTTGCCGCCTTCAACGAGGCCAAGTTCCTCCACTTTTCTGACTGGCCCCTGCCGAAGCCGTGGCTAGTATCCGAGGCGCAGAGGCTGGCTAACCAGCCCAAGTGTCATCAgcgggacggcggcgtggaGTCGTGCGCCGAGAGAGAGATATGGAATGGGATATACGCCGATTTTGCGGAGCGGCGCAAG CGGGTGTGTGGAACGGGGCCCGGCAGGCCGTGGCGACAACGGCGGAGGTGA